ACGGCGCGGCCGAAGCGGGTGTCGTTGTGGCCGATCAGCACGGCGGGCCCCGGCGTGCCGGGCGCGGAACCGCCGCTGTACCAGCCCGCGGTCATGCCCTTCTCTGCGGGCGGGACCTCGACCGTGCCGTCCGGGTTGAGCCCCAGTTCCATGAGACTGCTCTGTATGCCGATCGAGGGGATGGAGACGTGGGCGGGAGCCGGCCGATCCGGCTCGTCCGTCCTGGACGGCTCGGTCGATCCGGTCGAGCCGGTCGTTCCGGATGCCGTCTCGCCCTGCGCCGGGGCGGAAGGCGTGCCTGATACGGAGGAGGACGAGGCGGTGGGCTCGGCGGACGAGCAACCCGCCAGTCCGACGCAGGCCGCCAGGGCGGTCAGCAGGGCGGCGGTCCGCCGGAAGCGGTGGGGCGTACGGGACGGCACAGAGAACTCCGGGATCGGGGCGGGGCGGATCGGGGACGGCGCTGTGTGGTGCGGGCCGGTGCGCGGGCGTGGCGCCGCCCCGGTGCGGGGGCGGCGCCACGTTCAGCGGTGGTGAGCGGTGCGGGTCAGCCGTTGAGGCCGGCCGCCGAGCGGCGGCGCAGCACGATCGTGCCCACCCCCGCGAGCAGCGCGGTCCCGGCCACCGAACCGACCAGCACCGCGGTGCTGTTGTCACCGTTGCCGGCGGGGCGTTCACCTGCGGCGACACCGCCGCGCGGGGTGACGGCCGGGCCGGCGTCCTTCGGCGCGGGCGCCGGGCGCTCGCCCGACGCCACGCCGCCGCGCGGGGTCACCGCGGGTGCGGCCTCCGCGGGTCCGGCCTCCTTCGGCGCGGGCGTCGGACGTTCGCCCGCCGCCACGCCGCCGCGCGGGGCGACCGCAGGAGCGGCGGCCTTCGGGGTCTCCGTCGCGGCCTCGGAGGGCTTCGAGGACAGGTCGACCACCGCGGGCTCCGACGCCTTCGGGGAGGCGTCGGCGAAGGCCGCGGCGGACGGGACCAGCACCGCGCCGGCCGCGACGGCGGCCAGGACGGCGGCACGCAGGGTGCGGCGAGAGGAGAAAGCGGTCATACGGATGGCTCCATTCCATACTCGGCCCCGTGAGGCCCCGGACGCGGGTTCGCACCGGGGACGGGGCGTGCCGCCAGGCTGGCCTGGAGATATGAAGAAGCTGTCAGAGCGCTGTGGTCATCCCATCAGGGGCCGGGTGGCGTGGTCCCGGGCAGCCGGAGGACGAACGTCGACCCCTCGCCCTCGACGCTCGCCGCGTCCACCGTGCCGCCGTGGGCCTCGACCAGCTTGCGGACGATGGCGAGGCCGAGGCCGCTGCCGCCCGTGCGGCGGCTGCGGGACTTCTCCGCGCGCCAGAACCGGTCGAAGACATGGGGAAGGTCCTCGGGCGGTATCCCCGATCCGGTGTCCGCCACCTCGACCAGCACCGCCCCGTCACCCTCCTCGGAGGCGTACGCGCGCAGCGTCACCCGCCCGCCCTCCGGCGTGTGCCGTACGGCGTTGGACACCAGGTTGCCCACCGCCTGCCGGAGCCTGACCGGGTCGGCGCGCAGGGCCGGCCCCGGGCCGGTGGCCGTGACGGCGAGCGTGACGCCCGCGTTCTCCGCCCGTGCCTGGTGGGCGGCGGCGACCTGGCTCAGCAGCTCCCGGGTCTCGACGGGTCCGGGATGCAGTCGCAGCACCCCGGCGTCGGCGGCGGCCAGGTCCTGGAGGTCGTCGATGATGTGCTGGAGCAGCACGGCCTCCTCCAGCAGCGAGGAGACGAACGCCGGGTCGGGGTCGGCCAGTCCGTCCTGGGCCGCCTCCAGCCAGCCCCGGATGTTGCTCAGCGGGGTGCGCAGCTCATGGGCGACGTCGCTCACCATGGCCTTGCGCTGCTCCTCCAGGCGCGCCCGGTGCGCGGACATGTCGTTGAACGCCGCGGCCAGCCGGCCGACCTCGTCGTCCCCCGAGACGGGCACCGACTCCGGCCGCTCCCCGTCGCGCATGCGCTGCGCGGCGCCGGTCAGCGCGTGCAGCGGGCGCACCAGCCGGGCTCCCGCGAACACCGACGCGCCCACGGTGAGGGCCAGCACGAGCGCCGCGGCCCCGGCGATCCTGGCGGTGTTCGCGGGGGAGAGGTCGAACCCGGGCAGCGTCGCGCCGCCCTCGTCGCCGATGAAGAGGAGGGCGGGAGAGGACACGTACGAGCTGAGCTGTTCGCTCCGGGCCGCGCTCACACAGGAGGCGATGGCCCGGTCGTTCTCCCCCGTGCGCTCGGGCGGGACGACGGACGGCGTGGCGTCCTCCACGGGGGCGTCGCTCGGCACCGGCGCCGGCAGCGGTACCCGTGGCACCAGCGGTCCGGCCTCGCCCGGCACGGCCGAGGACGACGGATCGCCCCAGGACAGGTCGCTGTTCAGCCGTACGCCCTCGCGGCCCTGGCGCTTCAGACAGGCGTCGGCCAGCTCCGTGAGCGCGTCGAGCGCCTTCTGTTCCGAACGGGTGGGCTCGTCCAGGGCGGCGAGATCGCAGCGCGTGCCCAGCGCGCGTTCGGGGTCGTTTCCCACGATCTGCACCCGGGGGCGGCCACTCGCGCCGACCACCACGTCCGAGGCGATGCCCGCCCGGTTCAGGCACTCCACCTGGTCGTCGGCGGTCCGCCGCAACGCCTTGCCGTCGGCCGCCGACAGCCGGAACGGCCCCACCGCCCGTGGGTCGATGCGGTCGGCCGCCGTGCCCTGCCCATCGGTCCCGCGCGCCGCCAGAACGGTGTCCACGGACAACGGGTCGACCACGGCGGACGCCTGCGGCGGGAGCGCCGGGGCGGTCGCCGCCGTGGCGGAGTCCGCCAGCGGCTGCCTGCCCTGCGTGGTCAGGGCGACCCGGCGGCCCGACTCCCGGGCCAGCTCCCGCACCGTCGCACCGACCCCGTCCCAGGTCGGGTTGCGGGCGGCGTAGTCCAGCAGCGTGTCGTAGATCCTGGCGTCCGCCGCGAGGTTCTGCCCCTGCTCCTGCTTGATCGCGCCGGAGGTCGTCTGCACGGCGATCCAGGCGGTGGCCGCCACCGAACACGCGGCCACCAGCGCGGAAACGGCGAGCAGCCGCCCCAGCAGGCTCCGGCGCAGCGGCAGCCGCGCCCGGCCCGGTGTCTCCCGCCGGCCCTCGCGCCGCCCGCTCCGGCCGGGGCCCCCGCCGTCCCCGTGCGTCCCGGGGCCGTCCGTCCCGCCGGTCCCGCCGCGCGCCCTACGCACGCCGGGCCGCGGCCTTCGCCGGGTCGGTGAGCTTGTAGCCGACGCCGAACACGGTGAGCAGCCGCTCCGGCCGCCGCGGGGCCCGCTCGATCTTCTTGCGCAGGTTCATGACGTGCACGTCGACGGTCCGGGCGCTGATGTAGCGGTCGAACCCGTGGAGTTCCTCCAGCAGCCTTTGACGGCTGAACACCCGGTCGGGTCCCGCCGCCAGGGCCGCCAGGATCCGGAACTCGCCCGGGGTGCACTCCACCGCCCCACCGCCCACGGACACCTGGTGCCGCTCCGGGTCGACCACGAGGGTGCCGACCCGGAGCACCGGGTCCTCGGCCACCGGCTCCGGGGACGCGGTCCGCCGGGCACGCCGCAACAGGGTACGGACACGGGCCATCAGCTCGCGCGGGCTGTAGGGCTTGGTCATGTAGTCGTCGGCGCCCAGGTCCAGACCGAGCAGGAGGTCGTCCTCGGTCGACCGGGCGGTCAGCATCAGCACCGGCAGCTCGCGGTTCTCGGACCGCAGCACCCGCACCACGTCCAGACCGTCGGCCCGGGGCATCATCACATCGAGAACGAGCAGGTCGGGTTCCTGGTGCCGGACGGCGTCGAGCGCGGCGAGGCCGTCGCCCACGATCCGTACGGCGTGTCCTTCCCGTTCCAGATAGCGGCGTACGAGCTCGGCCTGCTTCTCGTCGTCCTCGGCAACTATGACGTCAGCGCACACGCCCCGATCGTAGAGCGGCGGGATCGCGGTGCGAGCCCGGGGCGGTCACCACGCGGTGGGCGGATATCGGAGGAGAAGGGGCGGAGGTGAGGGCGAGACGTCCGGAACCCGGTCGAAAATGAGCGAGAACAGCTTCGACGTTTCACGCAATCTCCTTATAGTGGTGCCGCGTTGATCGTATGGTCGCAACGCGCGAAGCCGCCGCCCCTGGAGTCCGTACGATGACGAACCCCTCGTCCGCCACGCCCGCGTCCACGGCCGGCCCGGGCGGAGGCTGCCCGGTGGGCGCCGGTACGGGCGCCGTCGCCCTCGGCGGACCCGGCTTCCCCACCGAACCGCGGGAGCTCTACCGGTCCATGCGGCGCGACCACGGGCCCGTCGTCCCGGTCGAGCTGCCCGGCGGCCTTCCCGCCTGGCTGGTGATCGGCTACCGGGAACTCCACCAGGTCACCAGCGAAGGGGAGCTGTTCCCCCGGGACGTCTCCCTGTGGAACCAGTGGGGAAACGTCCCCGCCGACTGGCCGCTGCTGCCCATGGTGGGCACCCCCATGCCGTCCATCTACTTCACCGCCGGAGCCGAGCACCGCCGGCACGTCGCCATGGTCGTACCGGCTCTCGAAGGGGCGGACCCCTTCGAGATCCGGCGGCACTGCGAGCAGTTGGCCGACCGGCTCATCGACGCCGTCTGCACCCGGGGCACCGCCGACCTCGTCGCCGAGTTCGCCGAGCCGCTGCCCGTCCTCGTGCTCGCCCGGCTCGTCGGCTTCCCCGACGACGAGGGAGCCGACATCGCGCGGGTGCTCAAGGACCTCGCCGACGGCGGCCCCGGCGCGCAGCAGGCGCACCTGCGCTTCGGTGAGCACATGCGGCGCCTGGTCGCGGCCAAGCGGGCCAGGCCAGACGACGACGTGACTTCCCGGATGCTCGCCCATCCCGAACCGTTCACGGACGAGGAGTACGCGCTCGACCTGATGGCCATCACGGCCGCCGGCCACCTGACCACCGCCGACTGGATCAGCAACTCCACCCGGCTGATGCTCACCGAGGACCAGTTCGCCGACGCGCTGTCCGGCG
The nucleotide sequence above comes from Streptomyces sp. NBC_01116. Encoded proteins:
- a CDS encoding class F sortase; this encodes MPSRTPHRFRRTAALLTALAACVGLAGCSSAEPTASSSSVSGTPSAPAQGETASGTTGSTGSTEPSRTDEPDRPAPAHVSIPSIGIQSSLMELGLNPDGTVEVPPAEKGMTAGWYSGGSAPGTPGPAVLIGHNDTRFGRAVFHDLKDIREGAEVLVRDGAGKTLRYTVTGKEAVSKKAFPTDKVYGPTKDSTLRLITCDGEFDAEGHTVDNLIVYGALA
- a CDS encoding sensor histidine kinase, with product MRRSLLGRLLAVSALVAACSVAATAWIAVQTTSGAIKQEQGQNLAADARIYDTLLDYAARNPTWDGVGATVRELARESGRRVALTTQGRQPLADSATAATAPALPPQASAVVDPLSVDTVLAARGTDGQGTAADRIDPRAVGPFRLSAADGKALRRTADDQVECLNRAGIASDVVVGASGRPRVQIVGNDPERALGTRCDLAALDEPTRSEQKALDALTELADACLKRQGREGVRLNSDLSWGDPSSSAVPGEAGPLVPRVPLPAPVPSDAPVEDATPSVVPPERTGENDRAIASCVSAARSEQLSSYVSSPALLFIGDEGGATLPGFDLSPANTARIAGAAALVLALTVGASVFAGARLVRPLHALTGAAQRMRDGERPESVPVSGDDEVGRLAAAFNDMSAHRARLEEQRKAMVSDVAHELRTPLSNIRGWLEAAQDGLADPDPAFVSSLLEEAVLLQHIIDDLQDLAAADAGVLRLHPGPVETRELLSQVAAAHQARAENAGVTLAVTATGPGPALRADPVRLRQAVGNLVSNAVRHTPEGGRVTLRAYASEEGDGAVLVEVADTGSGIPPEDLPHVFDRFWRAEKSRSRRTGGSGLGLAIVRKLVEAHGGTVDAASVEGEGSTFVLRLPGTTPPGP
- a CDS encoding response regulator transcription factor, which produces MCADVIVAEDDEKQAELVRRYLEREGHAVRIVGDGLAALDAVRHQEPDLLVLDVMMPRADGLDVVRVLRSENRELPVLMLTARSTEDDLLLGLDLGADDYMTKPYSPRELMARVRTLLRRARRTASPEPVAEDPVLRVGTLVVDPERHQVSVGGGAVECTPGEFRILAALAAGPDRVFSRQRLLEELHGFDRYISARTVDVHVMNLRKKIERAPRRPERLLTVFGVGYKLTDPAKAAARRA
- a CDS encoding cytochrome P450 encodes the protein MTNPSSATPASTAGPGGGCPVGAGTGAVALGGPGFPTEPRELYRSMRRDHGPVVPVELPGGLPAWLVIGYRELHQVTSEGELFPRDVSLWNQWGNVPADWPLLPMVGTPMPSIYFTAGAEHRRHVAMVVPALEGADPFEIRRHCEQLADRLIDAVCTRGTADLVAEFAEPLPVLVLARLVGFPDDEGADIARVLKDLADGGPGAQQAHLRFGEHMRRLVAAKRARPDDDVTSRMLAHPEPFTDEEYALDLMAITAAGHLTTADWISNSTRLMLTEDQFADALSGGRHSVAEAMNEVLWEDGPTQILAGRWAARDTRLGGRNIARGDMLLLGLGAANADPHIRQQVGASAVRSGQGGNSAHLAFSHGEYRCPFPAQEIAEVIARTGIEVLLDRLPDLELAVPADELVRRPSAFLRGSTALPVRFTPVRTTGDAL